A genomic segment from Andrena cerasifolii isolate SP2316 chromosome 7, iyAndCera1_principal, whole genome shotgun sequence encodes:
- the LOC143371067 gene encoding calcium and integrin-binding protein 1-like isoform X2 — protein sequence MGIGKSQFTDDELQDYQDLTYFTKKELLHAHQKFKVLAPEKVGHNRNAKLPMSKILQYPELRVNPFGDRICKVFSSSQDGDCTFEDFLDMMSVFSVAAPKAVKAEHAFRIFDFDGDDMLGIGDLRQVVDRLTAPQRLSETDMRQVLQYILDEADLDDDGALNFAEFEHIIEKSSDFSKSFHICL from the exons ATGGGAATAGGTAAAAGTCAGTTTACCGATGACGAACTGCAAGATTACCAG GATTTGACATACTTTACAAAGAAGGAACTTTTGCA CGCGCATCAGAAATTCAAGGTTCTCGCGCCAGAAAAAGTTGGTCACAATAGAAATGCAAAGCTTCCGATGTCCAAAATCCTACAATACCCTGAACTGAGGGTGAACCCTTTCGGAGATAGGATTTGCAAAGTCTTTAGTTCTAGCCAAGATGGGGATTGTACTTTCGAGGATTTCTTGGATATGATGTCCGTCTTTAGCGTCGCAGCGCCCAAAGCTGTGAAGGCAGAACATGCTTTCAGAATATTCG ATTTCGATGGTGACGATATGCTTGGCATAGGAGATTTGAGACAAGTGGTAGATAGACTCACTGCTCCCCAGAGATTGAGCGAAACAGATATGCGGCAAGTTTTGCAATATATACTCGACGAAGCAGACTTAGACGATGATGGTGCACTAAATTTTGCAGAATTTGAACATATTATCGAAAAGAGCAGTGATTTCTCCAA GAGTTTTCATATATGTTTATGA
- the LOC143371067 gene encoding calcium and integrin-binding protein 1-like isoform X1 — translation MGIGKSQFTDDELQDYQDLTYFTKKELLHAHQKFKVLAPEKVGHNRNAKLPMSKILQYPELRVNPFGDRICKVFSSSQDGDCTFEDFLDMMSVFSVAAPKAVKAEHAFRIFDFDGDDMLGIGDLRQVVDRLTAPQRLSETDMRQVLQYILDEADLDDDGALNFAEFEHIIEKSSDFSNIINRPNIS, via the exons ATGGGAATAGGTAAAAGTCAGTTTACCGATGACGAACTGCAAGATTACCAG GATTTGACATACTTTACAAAGAAGGAACTTTTGCA CGCGCATCAGAAATTCAAGGTTCTCGCGCCAGAAAAAGTTGGTCACAATAGAAATGCAAAGCTTCCGATGTCCAAAATCCTACAATACCCTGAACTGAGGGTGAACCCTTTCGGAGATAGGATTTGCAAAGTCTTTAGTTCTAGCCAAGATGGGGATTGTACTTTCGAGGATTTCTTGGATATGATGTCCGTCTTTAGCGTCGCAGCGCCCAAAGCTGTGAAGGCAGAACATGCTTTCAGAATATTCG ATTTCGATGGTGACGATATGCTTGGCATAGGAGATTTGAGACAAGTGGTAGATAGACTCACTGCTCCCCAGAGATTGAGCGAAACAGATATGCGGCAAGTTTTGCAATATATACTCGACGAAGCAGACTTAGACGATGATGGTGCACTAAATTTTGCAGAATTTGAACATATTATCGAAAAGAGCAGTGATTTCTCCAA TATAATCAACAGGCCTAATATTTCTTAG
- the LOC143371203 gene encoding uncharacterized protein LOC143371203, whose protein sequence is MPTAIVHALDHEQRPIECRTLVDTCSDANYVTEEFASKLHLQCKRASVAIEALNALNTVTNKLISTTIKSRLSDFQRHLTFFVIPRISRPLPDTQIDRTRFKIPANLKLADPNFHRPASVDMLIGTGPSLASFSVGQIDLSPRNGPDLILQKSQLGWIIGGSVLSTSPHIQRKTFATSVNFDLSKFWDIEEGPQQRYLSSEERDCEDHFTAHVQRNESGRYLVALPFNQKKQSIGDSRSRAYNRFLSLERKFHRNKSLQREYSSVIQEYISLGHMTKVKTRDSDGFYLPHHAVIKPSSTTTKVRVVFDGSAKSSSGLSLNDALMIGPTIQDDIFALLLRFRMYAYVLTGDIEKMYRQFLIRPEDRRYQRILWRDERNEIATFELNTVTFGLSSAPYLAIRCVHQLADDEEDSFPRAASILKRDMYVDDLLTGADTYAEAKNLRDEVIGLLQRGGLNIRQWVSNEPRLLDGLTEEQIHPKFFGDSTVKTLGVSWDARNDTVTYTVDPHVITKVTKRTILSSIARIFDPLGLLAPVTVVAKILMQRLWHLKLDWDESLPASLHTEWITFANDFKHLHNVSFGRNVTQRATRRIELHGFCDASEQAYGACLYIRSIDKRGKINVNLLCAKSRVAPLKTISLARLELCGAILLASLYATVREAIKRELDSVIFWTDSTIVLNWLQKEPSSLKTFVANRVSEIQSKTDITAWRHVRSCDNPADLLSRGQSPTQFLHDSNWRHGPQWLSSVESAWPESKFKIVEEVPETKRVTCFVTTTINSDEILNRYSSLSRLRRIIAYCLRLRLPRRFKGPLTVEELHAANDRVVQLVQSSAFTQDLHHLKTGAGLHPKSKLLPLHPFLDDKGILRVGGRLQNSTLPFEQKHPVLLPKGHRITELIIREAHLQLHHAGINSTLYAVRQTYWPIDGKNTTRKIVRQCVRCFRVNPPVTDYVMGNLPAARVTETRPFYNCGVDYCGPFYIKERRFRNRTRIKTYVAVFICLATKAVHLEVVSDMTTEAFIAALKRLIARRGMCRNMYSDNGSNFIGANNELREIHEDLLKNERVQHFLADKGISWHFMPALSPHFGGLWEAAVKSFKHHVKRVVGEELFTFEQFNTFVIEVEAILNSRPLTPLSCDSNDPIALTPGHFLIGNSLTSLPETDFKATATNRLSNWQHIQKVKQDFWSRWHKEYINHLNVRHKWTKGSHTIKEGTIVVIRDDQLPPLQWHLGCIEKVHPGKDDIVRTVTVRTFRGVYRRNVKQLAPLPVHNETELVA, encoded by the coding sequence ATGCCTACCGCGATCGTTCACGCGTTAGATCACGAGCAGAGACCGATCGAATGTCGAACGTTAGTCGACACATGCTCTGACGCGAATTACGTCACCGAAGAATTCGCGTCGAAATTACATCTTCAGTGCAAAAGGGCTTCCGTGGCCATCGAAGCGTTAAATGCACTAAATACCGTGACGAACAAACTAATTTCTACCACCATAAAGTCACGactatcggattttcaacgtcaTCTTACATTTTTTGTGATACCACGGATTTCGCGACCTTTACCGGACACTCAAATCGATCGCACGAGGTTTAAGATTCCGGCAAATTTGAAATTAGCGGACCCGAATTTCCACCGCCCAGCATCCGTCGATATGCTGATAGGCACCGGCCCTTCGCTCGCGAGCTTTAGCGTTGGGCAAATCGATCTTTCCCCTCGTAACGGGCCTGATCTTATCCTACAAAAATCACAGCTAGGATGGATCATCGGGGGGAGCGTGTTGTCAACGTCGCCGCATATACAACGCAAAACGTTTGCAACCAGCGTCAATTTCGATCTTTCGAAATTTTGGGACATCGAAGAAGGACCACAGCAGCGATACCTATCATCCGAGGAACGCGACTGCGAAGATCACTTCACCGCCCACGTCCAACGGAACGAATCAGGACGCTATCTCGTCGCGCTACCGTTTAATCAGAAGAAGCAATCCATCGGAGATTCTCGTTCGCGAGCGTACAATCGGTTTCTTTCGTTAGAACGCAAGTTTCATCGTAACAAATCGCTGCAAAGAGAATATTCGTCCGTGATACAAGAATATATCTCGCTTGGTCATATGACTAAGGTGAAAACACGCGATTCAGACGGTTTTTACCTGCCACATCATGCGGTCATAAAACCCTCGAGCACGACTACAAAAGTTCGAGTGGTTTTCGACGGCTCCGCGAAATCGAGCAGCGGCCTATCTTTAAACGACGCACTAATGATCGGTCCGACCATCCAAGATGACATTTTTGCTTTGCTCCTGCGGTTTCGCATGTACGCATACGTGCTGACCGGAGACATCGAAAAAATGTACCGCCAATTCCTCATTAGACCAGAGGATCGTCGTTATCAACGCATTTTGTGGAGAGACGAACGGAACGAAATAGCGACATTCGAATTGAACACAGTCACGTTCGGACTGTCTTCAGCACCGTATCTCGCCATAAGATGTGTCCACCAGCTTGCGGACGACGAAGAGGATTCATTTCCAAGGGCGGCATCCATTTTGAAGCGGGACATGTACGTCGACGACCTTTTGACCGGGGCCGACACATACGCAGAAGCCAAGAATTTACGCGACGAGGTCATCGGCCTGCTTCAGCGAGGAGGACTCAACATCCGACAATGGGTCTCCAACGAACCGCGACTTCTCGATGGGTTGACGGAAGAACAGATCCATCCGAAATTCTTTGGCGATTCAACGGTCAAGACGCTCGGGGTATCATGGGACGCGCGAAACGATACGGTTACGTACACCGTCGACCCACACGTTATCACGAAGGTGACGAAACGGACGATTCTTTCCAGCATCGCGAGAATTTTCGATCCGTTAGGGTTACTCGCTCCGGTTACCGTCGTCGCGAAAATATTGATGCAACGTCTTTGGCATCTTAAACTGGACTGGGACGAGTCATTGCCAGCCAGCCTCCACACCGAGTGGATAACATTCGCGAACGATTTTAAACATCTCCATAATGTATCCTTCGGTCGAAACGTTACACAGCGCGCAACGCGTAGGATCGAACTTCACGGGTTCTGTGACGCGAGTGAACAGGCATATGGAGCATGTTTGTATATACGCTCGATTGACAAACGCGGTAAAATAAACGTAAATTTACTATGCGCGAAATCTCGTGTAGCACCACTTAAGACGATAAGTCTCGCTCGTTTAGAACTATGCGGTGCAATTCTCCTGGCTTCATTATATGCCACTGTTCGAGAGGCCATCAAACGCGAACTCGACAGCGTTATCTTTTGGACCGATTCTACCATCGTGCTGAACTGGTTACAGAAAGAACCGTCCTCTCTAAAAACATTCGTCGCGAATAGAGTGTCCGAAATACAATCGAAAACCGACATCACCGCATGGCGTCACGTTAGATCTTGCGATAATCCGGCAGATTTACTCTCGCGAGGACAATCACCGACACAATTTCTTCACGATTCCAACTGGCGGCACGGACCGCAATGGCTCTCAAGCGTCGAATCGGCTTGGCCAGagtcaaagtttaaaatcgttgAAGAAGTTCCAGAGACCAAACGTGTTACCTGCTTTGTAACCACCACGATTAACAGCGACGAGATCTTAAATCGTTATTCAAGTTTGTCTCGCCTCCGACGAATCATCGCGTATTGCCTGCGGCTTAGACTACCTCGTCGATTTAAGGGACCTCTGACCGTGGAAGAATTACACGCAGCAAACGATCGTGTGGTACAACTTGTGCAATCATCCGCATTCACACAAGACCTTCACCATCTTAAGACCGGAGCAGGACTACATCCGAAGAGTAAGCTCTTGCCGTTACATCCCTTCCTTGACGATAAGGGAATATTACGGGTCGGAGGGCGATTACAGAACTCCACCTTGCCGTTCGAACAAAAACATCCGGTTCTCCTACCGAAAGGACACCGTATCACTGAGCTCATCATTCGCGAAGCTCATTTACAGCTTCACCATGCAGGTATCAACTCGACTCTGTACGCCGTTCGTCAAACATACTGGCCAATCGATGGAAAAAATACTACGCGAAAAATTGTTCGGCAATGTGTTAGATGCTTCCGCGTGAATCCACCTGTCACCGACTACGTCATGGGCAATCTACCTGCCGCTCGAGTCACAGAAACCCGACCGTTTTACAACTGCGGCGTGGACTACTGCGGTCCATTCTATATTAAGGAGCGACGTTTCCGTAATCGCACTCGTATAAAGACCTACGTTGCAGTTTTTATATGCCTCGCAACGAAAGCCGTCCATCTAGAGGTCGTCAGTGACATGACGACCGAAGCATTCATCGCGGCGTTAAAACGGCTAATCGCGCGTCGAGGGATGTGCCGTAACATGTATTCGGACAACGGTTCGAATTTCATCGGCGCAAATAATGAATTGCGCGAAATTCACGAAGACCTCCTGAAAAACGAAAGGGTACAACATTTCCTGGCGGACAAAGGAATATCGTGGCACTTCATGCCAGCTCTATCGCCTCATTTTGGCGGACTTTGGGAGGCTGCGGTAAAATCTTTCAAGCACCATGTAAAACGCGTTGTTGGTGAAGAACTGTTCACGTTCGAACAGTTCAATACGTTCGTTATTGAAGTCGAGGCGATTTTAAACTCTCGTCCTCTAACACCTCTTTCCTGTGATTCCAATGATCCTATAGCCTTAACCCCTGGTCACTTCTTAATTGGTAATTCTTTAACGAGTCTACCGGAGACCGATTTCAAGGCAACAGCGACCAACCGGTTGTCAAATTGGCAACACATCCAGAAGGTGAAACAGGACTTCTGGTCCAGGTGGCATAAGGAATATATCAACCACTTGAACGTGCGCCATAAGTGGACTAAGGGTTCCCATACGATCAAGGAAGGCACCATCGTGGTCATTAGGGATGACCAGCTTCCACCCCTACAGTGGCATCTCGGCTGTATCGAGAAGGTTCATCCCGGGAAAGACGACATCGTACGGACTGTTACCGTTCGAACATTCCGCGGTGTTTACCGTCGCAACGTGAAGCAACTCGCGCCGCTTCCGGTCCACAACGAAACAGAACTCGTCGCATAA
- the LOC143371202 gene encoding uncharacterized protein LOC143371202, producing the protein MSQEDINARINGLKMKRRSFKSQITHFNKYLDSYQDCEKNRVKLRERIERLRNQFGTFNGIQDELALIEDFDQAEAEREEITEQFDDTLATAVVLMNSFVASVNLIPPPNIENVSRDSPAPSAASSFPLSVKLPKIDLQKFDGRIEKWVTFRDGFKTTIHAIPGLSNIQKLNYLRASLSGKAESAIEAYTITDDNYEAAWDHLLEIYDNKRALVLRHASLLVDTPAMPNDSSESNRDLANHMQLHIRSLQALGRSWEDIANDLLLSIAVSSMAEDARKAWERTLSDMEVPKIATVFKHLHIAAHQCEEYSTSRGNAGRDLPDEHRTDSVAQRRNDTSNTHRAKPARAPKSPPSPRKTRQTFATNRYPNCKICHADSHAAYQCTQFLELSIEKRIEAARKARLCMNCLRSDHKTDECKAGKCRVCNKTHNTRLHLDTQNES; encoded by the coding sequence ATGTCGCAAGAAGACATCAACGCGCGTATTAACGGTTTGAAGATGAAACGGCGATCGTTCAAATCGCAAATCACTCACTTCAACAAGTACCTCGATTCGTATCAAGATTGTGAGAAGAATCGTGTCAAGCTTCGCGAACGCATCGAACGGCTTCGTAATCAGTTCGGAACCTTCAATGGCATTCAAGACGAACTGGCCCTCATTGAAGACTTCGATCAAGCGGAAGCCGAACGTGAGGAAATAACAGAACAGTTTGACGACACATTGGCGACAGCAGTAGTCTTAATGAATAGTTTTGTAGCGTCCGTAAATCTTATTCCGCCACCGAACATCGAAAACGTATCACGAGATTCGCCCGCGCCGTCAGCCGCATCATCGTTTCCACTTTCGGTGAAATTACCCAAGATCGACCTCCAAAAGTTCGACGGTCGAATCGAAAAATGGGTCACGTTCAGGGATGGTTTCAAAACGACGATCCATGCAATACCCGGTCTCAGCAACATTCAAAAGCTGAATTATTTACGCGCTTCACTGTCCGGGAAGGCAGAATCTGCGATCGAGGCTTACACCATCACCGATGATAACTATGAGGCTGCATGGGATCACCTCTTAGAAATCTACGACAACAAACGCGCTCTCGTTTTGCGTCACGCCTCGCTTCTCGTCGACACACCCGCAATGCCAAACGATTCATCGGAATCGAACCGTGATTTGGccaatcacatgcagctgcacatTCGGTCGCTGCAAGCACTCGGGAGATCGTGGGAGGACATCGCGAACGATCTTTTACTTAGCATCGCTGTGTCCAGTATGGCGGAGGACGCTCGAAAGGCATGGGAACGGACATTATCAGACATGGAGGTTCCGAAGATTGCGACCGTGTTTAAACATTTGCACATCGCCGCGCATCAGTGCGAAGAATACTCCACATCGCGCGGGAATGCAGGTCGGGACTTACCAGATGAACACCGGACGGATTCAGTAGCGCAACGCCGAAACGATACGTCAAACACCCATCGCGCGAAACCCGCTAGAGCACCGAAGTCGCCGCCATCTCCGCGGAAGACGCGACAAACATTTGCCACAAACCGATACCCGAATTGCAAGATTTGTCACGCGGATTCTCACGCCGCGTATCAATGTACACAATTTCTCGAATTGTCGATCGAAAAACGCATCGAAGCCGCGCGTAAGGCAAGACTTTGCATGAATTGTTTACGTTCGGATCACAAAACCGATGAGTGTAAGGCCGGAAAATGTCGCGTATGCAATAAGACACACAACACTAGGCTTCATTTAGACACACAAAATGAATCCTGA